The sequence ccGTAAAGAGTAAAGGATAGAAAATGTCTATCGTagattatccctaagagatagaaaCGTACCATTTCGAACTTTTTGTagacttttttaaggtgtacaatactgtagtacattattttgatctatctcttaaggttcagtcagcgtttgcaatgtaagcgcaaaaatgcgTTTATTTATctcatcacattagaaacctataaaattatcagtgtttctctactatattctgcacgtattatacatataaaccttcctcttgaatcactctatctataaaaaaaaagccgcaacaaaatccattgcgtagttttaaagatgtaagcatacatagagacagacagacagacagctataccaagtttattttacataagaacatatttaaataaaaatatatatttttttaatagatattttataaaagtttacaagACAAGACAgcctcgtgaacaagacattcgtagataatgtcgaaatatcgagctgcaccgaataaaaataaaaatcccgttttaaatactcgcagtaataaaaataaccacgttaatttaaaatcttatatatttatttatttgtttgacaACACCAACAAGTCGTACAACAAAAATAGACAGTAAATCAAAAGTCATTATAAGTAAATGGGTATTGCCTACTTTTTTACAGGTGTTCTAAGATTACTTGGAAATTGGAATAAGTCAACATTGTAAAAagctaattgataaaataatacgttatataattaataaagataaggaGACAATAGGAGAACAGTCTAAATACGGTTTTatgtcaaaatgttaaaaataaatgaaattaagcaAAGTTGTCGaatgtgatatattattttaaatcaattaaaaagaacttccaaatatttaaacaagatatttaattaaaaatacatttattttatcgatatgtACACACACTACAAGTGATTTATATTTACGATGCGACCATTTCATATTTCGCGATAAAAGTCCTGATTTGTTTCGCTTTGATCTGAATCTTCAGACGATCGTCGGTCGCTTCTCCAGCATCAGCCCTGGCCCGGGGTaccgaattaaaattattatactccAAGTTAAAACTCTCAGAGAACTCATTCTCGACTTTCCAGGTCCACTTTTCGACATCGTCCACCCACCGATTGGCGGCTAGTGTTGTCTCTTTAATCGATATAatcttaacattattaaaaacttcCGATAAATCGATTTCTATCGTCGAATCATTCGATTTATCGACATAATTCTCGATTCTCAACAGTAAACTATCTTTCGTCCACGGTTCTAGAGTCAATAAATGCAATCCATTGGGCAGTTCCTTCATACCTTTGAAACAATTGTCTAGTTTCATCCAAGTATCAAAATCGACATTATCAGAATTCGATACGAATACTATCGGCTGTAAATGGGTTTGTATGACGAGTTTTCTTTCGGCGATCACTTCTACGGCGTTCTTGGGGTTAATGTTTAGTAACTTATGGTGCCCTCGCATCACAAGACCTTTGCCTTCCGCGACTTCATCTAACGCTTCTCCAACCCCGAACGCGTCATCATGTAACAGCCGCCGATGAAGCATCAATTCAATATTCCCTTCCTCCAGAGACGACCCGCCCTCAGATCGATCCGTCAATATCGATATTCTTGTCTGTTCGTCttgtatcgatattttattcGTGACCGGATAGTAGTAACCGGCGATCGGTTCCTCGAGGGTTAAGTTCCACTGCGGACGCTCGTTCAACTTGCGTTTCAGCATCTGCCTTCCATTGGAATCGGTGTAGAACTCGCCATTATTAACGACATTAGTGTCGTATCTAACGACGTATTCCTTACCGACTTTGTCTTCTATCGGTATTGGACCGACAACAAAATCATGAACGAAATAATTCAAACCGCTGTAAATTCTGAGCACGCTCGCTGCGTTCTCTTTGGTTTCAGCGCGATACTCTTGAACGATTGGGCCTTTAACTGTGCCGCTGTTTCTGTACGTCATTGCGTAGGGAACTGTTGTTTGTGGTCGGAAGATGTAAGCGCCGGACGAGCGTTCGTGAGTGTTTGTGTTGTTTCCATAGCAACCGGTCCAGTAGTGTAGCTGCACCTTTAGGTTGGTCGTTCTGTCTGGTAGGATCATGTGTGTGACGCCGGTGTTGTCCATGCGAATCTTCATGTACTGAAAAAGTTGTGAGATTCTTTTAATGAGTAATAATTTAACGCTTAGAATATCTCTACAGCAATcacgtgagtgagccagtgtaactacaggcacagggcaacaacatcttagctaccaaggttggtggcgcattggtaaggaatggttaatatttttaacagtacCATTGTCTAcggggaccacttaccatcgggtggtccgtataaataaaatatataaaaagggcCACataatggtatgtggtcacaaCCGGGCGgtggtactcagtattgttgtgttccggtttgaagggtgagagagccagtgtaactacaggcacgagggacgtaacatagtagttgccaaggttggtggcgcattggcgatgtaaggaatggttaatatttcttacagcgcctttgtctatgggcggtggtgaccacttaccatcaggtggcccatttgctcgtccgcctaccggtaacataaaaataataataattaagaaacagAAACTATCACTCAAATCGGCAACGCACCACATACTTTGGGACTAAGGTGCTTTGTACCAGCGTTGCAGATAgttcgatagttgacctcgaaaactattcaggatatcgatactATACATACAAAGTATGGATAGTTtaggactatcgatagtttaggttaaaagtatcgtattttgcaatactatcgatagtattgacacgtgacattATTGATACTATCGCGAACACCTTGAATATCGATagtcgatatgcaacactacttTGTACATGTATTTAAACTGACTCAACTTTTCGAGCGCAGTTTGAGGCCGCTTAAGCCTAAACGACCAGAGAAATGAGCAAGTCAATATTTAACCCATCTGCCTGACTATATCGCCAAAAACTAACCAAGCTCgttcataaattgaaataatttgtaaaaaatacatcggtaaagaaggaatattattcgatacaagattatatagatgataaaaaagcgtggagttaacgcttgttgacttccaggcaggagacatgacatacatatataattgtatttaactagcatgactgtatttttagacgttgaaaaagtgtaactactgagtttctcgccggttcctctcggtagaatctacattccgaaccggtggtaccttAAATAGGTggcactttaaatagtttgttaaatgacgatccaaaagtgcctgtaaaagcctacttgaataaagtatatcttgatTCTCTAACATCTACTAACGTACCTCATTCTCCAAATAATCTTCATCAGCCCGTTCGACGACCAGCGCTTCATCAGCCAGCATCCTCAGCTCCTCTTCATTGAGATTCGGATAGTTCAGCTTCTTATCCAAGCTCCTCGCCTTACCGATCGTCTCCAATTTCGTTTCCTTTATAATTCTCTCCAATTCTTCGACGTCTACGTTGTCGTCTTTATCTTTTAAGATATCCGCGTTGATATCTTTTTCTATGTTAACCTTTGCGTCGACTTTCATTATTGGCAGAGGTATTTGTTCTCGTTTGAACTTATGGTCTACAGTGTCATCCAGGTTGTGTATTTCGACGAAGTTGTCGTGTAAGTTTTTCCAGTAGTCGTTTATGTTGCCGTAGTATTCATTCGTGTTAACGACATCTCTTTTAGATATCTTCGACGTCTTCTTTATGTAGAACGATTTCACGCCAAGGGGATGTAGTTTGGCTATGAAAACTAATTCGTGGCTCGCCTTCGACTTTCTCGTCGGTATCTTTTTCACCGGCTCCGGTATGTCTACCAATTGAGATGTTATCTTTTCGcctgtaattttatatagtgGACATTATATCTTTGAGTTCTTACACAATAATTGACTCAATTCAGGAGAGACTAGGATATCAagtgcatcttaagcgatgattgtgggtatccaggcaggcaccactgaatttaatgtgcttaatttgtgtttataattcatctcgtgctcggcggtgaaggaaaacatcgtgaggaaacctgcacgtgtcaaatttcaacgaaattctgccacatttgtattccactaacctgcattggagcagcgtggtggaatatgcttcaagccttctcctcaaagggagaggaggcgttagcccagcagtgggaaatttacaggctgctaataggATATCAAGTGCTCGTGTTTGTGTGAACCGGGAAGAGTTCAATCAAGACCAACCGTTAAACTTGTTTTAGGACAGTTTTTAGGAGTTAACTTGAATGCTAGGAATACGTCTAACTATTCAAAAAGCAGTAACTTGTCTATGGTTCGAAAGTGGTTCCTATGTATGAGTATCTTCTGTATTGGATACCcttacagtatatatatatgtcaacgtaagattacaaacatcgttagattacaatctatctcgtcagattgtaaactgtcgaaatattgtgaaccgtaaaatatgattgcaatttaacgcattatttttcgctatattgtaattacgatgacatatatatacttacagtaTATATATAGCCTTGTAGTGATAATAATACTGAGACCATCCCGTCTTAACCTGAACAAGTCAGGGTACAAGCTGAATTTTCTGGCAAACCCAACTCCTCCCAACATGAAGATTTTCAAAGACCTTCTGGGGCTCCTCACAAATGGATCAAGAGTTGACCATCATTAGCGAACCCGTCAAGCACAAGGTCAAGGTTTTGTGTACGAATTAGAACCTTATTGAGGCATTGCTACACCTTTGTAATAACTGCCAAACTTTACATACCGAACTgctaaaatttttgattttaaacctcatcaatattataaataaaaaaaaaaatatcccgctgagtttctttcgccggttcttctcaggtccgaggtgctaaattccgaaccggtggtagattttagacaatcaataagcaagtgcaaacacttctatattgaataaagatttttgactctgactttgactatttttaaaatgaaaaaaacccTGTACGACATTGAAGACAAAAGATATATCAAGTTCGAGAGTGTCTGTATGCTTTGTACTCACCATTCGGCGCGTAAACTTCATAGGTACCATCTAAGACCGGCACGTGTATCGGCTCCATGACCATCCATCCCACAGGATTGTATATCGTTACCTTTAAGTAAACAACGATATAAGTATTcagactaaataaaaaaaatcgaaactgAATGGTTGAATgagcaatggtttacgggcatttttttttctcgcttgAAGAACCCATTGCGCGTTTTTCCCAGTCAAGTGGGGGTGGGCTATGTGGGACTCGTCGGTGCCCAGGACGGCGCTAAGTACTTCGGGATAAACTTGCAACCAAAAAGCTAAATATTAAACAGACTCACCACAAACTGCCTGCTGTTTTCGCTCGTAGGGCAACTTGACTCATTAAAACGGCATCTGTCATAGCTGAAGAGCGGCTGCTTTAAAGCGTCCCTTTGTGCAATTTTACTGAAGACAAAAACATAAGGCGGTTGAAACAAGTGAAACAGCTTAGTTATAATCTCGTAGGTTGTGATGCTGCTTGGAAATAAACGTGTCGTTCGATAAATGAGGCATATTACCGAATCGAAGAttatattgaagataaaaaagcgtggacttagtgtttgattagattgacaaaagaaaagacccgctgagtttctttcgccggttcttctcaggtcagggtgtttccttttccggaccggtggtagtgtttagtttgaccatcaataagtaagtgtattacttctatattaaataaaggaactTGAGTTTGAGTTGATGATTGATGAGTTATTAAAATCGTGGAAAAGACTAACtaacgagtttcttgccggttctcggtagagtacgttccgaaccggtgttagctttacatccaattcaaaactgtaacatggcgattcaaaagtgctagtaagcctacttgaatagacaATAATTTGATATGTGTAGaaacttcaaaattatataaaacaccgAAGAGGAAACGTCTTTGGTTGAAGAACCAGGAAGTTCCCTTATCCGCCCGGAGGATCGTTTACGAACCAACGACTAAAACAATTCCGGAGGAGAAAATttgcatataaattttaagtaagttaGTTAGTACTtgttaaattatagaaaaaaatgctATCCACAAGTTCATGGGCACAAACACcagtttttcaaaatatttactggGAGTTTTCCATTGAGAAATACTCCAGATGCCTCGTATATGGCAGTAGAACACTTTAACCATTCGTCCTGTCCTGAAAATCTATCTAAACATGTGTCACCACCCTACCGGACTATGGAAGGGGGGGTGGCTGTTCGTAATAAAGGGAAGCGGGAATCTGTGAGCAATGGCCTTGGCAATTGGCATCAATATTTGTCAAATCGATAcctataaaagcgaaataccactcactgaatAATCAAGAAATCACTTAAACTATAACACTTAAAAccatgaaatttggcaggtaggggCTAAGGTATCCTCTTTGatagggtgtagacattcgCTAAGAaccgttctttttttttcaaccgATTTTGGTTGGGAGgttgtgttttatatatgtcaccgtgagattacaaacatcgttagattacaatctatctcgtcagattgtaaactgtcgaaatattgtgaaccttgaaatatgattgcaatttaacgtattatttttcgctatattgtaatctGTCGAATTCAAACTGATAGATacaatctgtctgtctgtctataacTTTTATACTGGAAGTTAAACGaaacgttagcgcgattcagGCATGTACTCACTTGAAAGCCTGTCTCGCTACGATGAGGGCGTCTTCCACGGCCGCGTCCAAGAGCCTCTCGTAGTCGTGAGCGACGTGTTGCTTCTCCGTGCCCGTTATCGCGTCGTGATGTTGCATAACTCCTGAAAATATGAATTCATGTTTTAGGTATGGGTCGTTAAGTGCTAGGCATAAACCCTTTTTTTTcaatggcattggttggcggacgaacatatgggtcacctgatggtaagtggtcaccaccgcccatagacaatggcgctgtaagattccttaaatcaccaatgcgccaccaaccttgggaactaagatgttatgtcccttgtgcctgtgattacactggctcactcactctttaatcggaacacaacaatacagagtattgttatttggcggtagaatatctgatgagtgccctaccaccaagaatagGTCTAGATAGACCTagatccttccttggagtttaagctttTTTTAGTCTTATAGGTGACAAACGAGCTCACGTGATGGAAAGTACCACCTACCTACCacttaccaccgcccatgggcaTTTGCAACACcgaggggcttgcaggtgcgttgccggccttcaaAAAATGAGTAcgatcttttcttgaaggttcccaagtcgtatcggttcgaaaaccgccggcgaaggttccacagagtggttgtgcgaggccaaaaatgtcttaaaaatcgcgctgttgtggattttcgaacATCTCGGTGGTGCAAACCATTGTTTGTTTGGCCgtgaacaacagacagacagagttactttcgcatctataatattagtatacataatcCTCACCCATGGCACTCTTCAACTCGTTCAGCACGAAGCTGTTGTGTTCCTCCAAACCTCCCAACACTTGTAAATGTTTTaccatctgtaaaaaaaatatttccagaaAATACAACTGAAAATGAATCTCCTATACCACAATACcagcaaatttcccactgctgggctaaggtatcctctttgaggagaaagttagtAGCATTgtatacacacgtggcagaatttcgttaaaattagacacatgcaggtttcctcaccgagcacgaaatgaattataaacacaaattaagcacatgaaaattcagcggtgcatTCCTGGggttgaacccgtaatcatcggttaacatcCTGTACGAGTGAACTTAAACGGTTGGACCTATTTCGGTGAAACTTTTCGTGTGTATCATGTCATAAGATTTAAAatggacccggtaggtggcaCTGCGATCGAAAGCTACATGAAATTCTAGTTTAACCcagacaaaatcaaaatatttaaccagtttatttttaatcggcAAAGatcaactaaaaatatattacaatttatttgtagtaATCAAATGTTCAGAACGTGTAAATCTTAATAGTGTAATTCTAGTTACCAAAGGTAGAACCCAAGCTTACCTGAAGGTAATCATTCCCCTGTCGCTCGAAGAACTTAGTTGTGGGTCGGGAGGTGAAGTAGCCCGTCCAGTACGCTGTGGGGTCACTCGCGTAGGGGAAGAAATCGTCCTGCTTCGTCGGTAGAGTCGGACTGGAATTACATACatttgcctgtaaatttcccactgccgggctaaggcctcctctccctttgaggagaaggtttttagaGCTCCAATGCGCTCAAAttcgggttagtggaatacacatgtggcagaattttgttgaaattagacgcatcacattcctcatgatgttttccttcaccgccgagcacgagatgaattataaacacaaattaagcacattaaaattcagtggtggtggAAATCAATCAGAGTacacattgttttaaaaatggtaCCATTTCAACTAGGTAatctatattcatattataaatatgtactcgGTGGTAGGTCTTTGCCTGTCCGGGTAGGCACCACCCCCTATCAGATATTCAACaaccaa comes from Vanessa atalanta chromosome 30, ilVanAtal1.2, whole genome shotgun sequence and encodes:
- the LOC125075155 gene encoding lysosomal alpha-mannosidase-like isoform X2 — encoded protein: MMSIIKRSMSITLLILCVVGLSSSVPLNDVSSQKCGYESCTKVNQDELNVHIVPHTHDDVGWLKTVDQYYYGSRNNIQKAGVQYILDSVIKELWQDPKRRFIYVETAFFWMWWIRQSDDVRHKVHTLVRQGRLQFVGGAWSMNDEAASHYQSTIDQFTWGLKKLNETFGPCAIPRVGWQIDPFGHSREFASLLAAMGYDGLFLGRIDYQDKRARLKQKRMEMLWRGDDDLGKSSDIFTGALYNTYSPPPGFCFDVLCDDEPIIDDPNSPMFNVETRVASFIEICRNMSKSYETNNILVTMGEDFQYQDAAMWFINLDKLIQYTNIKSARDGLKIKLFYSTPDCYLKAVKDSNPTLPTKQDDFFPYASDPTAYWTGYFTSRPTTKFFERQGNDYLQMVKHLQVLGGLEEHNSFVLNELKSAMGVMQHHDAITGTEKQHVAHDYERLLDAAVEDALIVARQAFNKIAQRDALKQPLFSYDRCRFNESSCPTSENSRQFVVTIYNPVGWMVMEPIHVPVLDGTYEVYAPNGEKITSQLVDIPEPVKKIPTRKSKASHELVFIAKLHPLGVKSFYIKKTSKISKRDVVNTNEYYGNINDYWKNLHDNFVEIHNLDDTVDHKFKREQIPLPIMKVDAKVNIEKDINADILKDKDDNVDVEELERIIKETKLETIGKARSLDKKLNYPNLNEEELRMLADEALVVERADEDYLENEYMKIRMDNTGVTHMILPDRTTNLKVQLHYWTGCYGNNTNTHERSSGAYIFRPQTTVPYAMTYRNSGTVKGPIVQEYRAETKENAASVLRIYSGLNYFVHDFVVGPIPIEDKVGKEYVVRYDTNVVNNGEFYTDSNGRQMLKRKLNERPQWNLTLEEPIAGYYYPVTNKISIQDEQTRISILTDRSEGGSSLEEGNIELMLHRRLLHDDAFGVGEALDEVAEGKGLVMRGHHKLLNINPKNAVEVIAERKLVIQTHLQPIVFVSNSDNVDFDTWMKLDNCFKGMKELPNGLHLLTLEPWTKDSLLLRIENYVDKSNDSTIEIDLSEVFNNVKIISIKETTLAANRWVDDVEKWTWKVENEFSESFNLEYNNFNSVPRARADAGEATDDRLKIQIKAKQIRTFIAKYEMVAS
- the LOC125075155 gene encoding lysosomal alpha-mannosidase-like isoform X1; this encodes MMSIIKRSMSITLLILCVVGLSSSVPLNDVSSQKCGYESCTKVNQDELNVHIVPHTHDDVGWLKTVDQYYYGSRNNIQKAGVQYILDSVIKELWQDPKRRFIYVETAFFWMWWIRQSDDVRHKVHTLVRQGRLQFVGGAWSMNDEAASHYQSTIDQFTWGLKKLNETFGPCAIPRVGWQIDPFGHSREFASLLAAMGYDGLFLGRIDYQDKRARLKQKRMEMLWRGDDDLGKSSDIFTGALYNTYSPPPGFCFDVLCDDEPIIDDPNSPMFNVETRIDSFIKYVLEQRNNFRTNNVIITMGGDFTYQDALMWYKNLDKLIEYTNIKSARDGLKIKLFYSTPDCYLKAVKDSNPTLPTKQDDFFPYASDPTAYWTGYFTSRPTTKFFERQGNDYLQMVKHLQVLGGLEEHNSFVLNELKSAMGVMQHHDAITGTEKQHVAHDYERLLDAAVEDALIVARQAFNKIAQRDALKQPLFSYDRCRFNESSCPTSENSRQFVVTIYNPVGWMVMEPIHVPVLDGTYEVYAPNGEKITSQLVDIPEPVKKIPTRKSKASHELVFIAKLHPLGVKSFYIKKTSKISKRDVVNTNEYYGNINDYWKNLHDNFVEIHNLDDTVDHKFKREQIPLPIMKVDAKVNIEKDINADILKDKDDNVDVEELERIIKETKLETIGKARSLDKKLNYPNLNEEELRMLADEALVVERADEDYLENEYMKIRMDNTGVTHMILPDRTTNLKVQLHYWTGCYGNNTNTHERSSGAYIFRPQTTVPYAMTYRNSGTVKGPIVQEYRAETKENAASVLRIYSGLNYFVHDFVVGPIPIEDKVGKEYVVRYDTNVVNNGEFYTDSNGRQMLKRKLNERPQWNLTLEEPIAGYYYPVTNKISIQDEQTRISILTDRSEGGSSLEEGNIELMLHRRLLHDDAFGVGEALDEVAEGKGLVMRGHHKLLNINPKNAVEVIAERKLVIQTHLQPIVFVSNSDNVDFDTWMKLDNCFKGMKELPNGLHLLTLEPWTKDSLLLRIENYVDKSNDSTIEIDLSEVFNNVKIISIKETTLAANRWVDDVEKWTWKVENEFSESFNLEYNNFNSVPRARADAGEATDDRLKIQIKAKQIRTFIAKYEMVAS
- the LOC125075155 gene encoding lysosomal alpha-mannosidase-like isoform X3; translated protein: MMSIIKRSMSITLLILCVVGLSSSVPLNDVSSQKCGYESCTKVNQDELNVHIVPHTHDDVGWLKTVDQYYYGSRNNIQKAGVQYILDSVIKELWQDPKRRFIYVETAFFWMWWIRQSDDVRHKVHTLVRQGRLQFVGGAWSMNDEAASHYQSTIDQFTWGLKKLNETFGPCAIPRVGWQIDPFGHSREFASLLAAMGYDGLFLGRIDYQDKRARLKQKRMEMLWRGDDDLGKSSDIFTGALYNTYSPPPGFCFDVLCDDEPIIDDPNSPMFNVETRVTSFIRKVLQMSTAYKTSNILVTMGDDFQYQQADMWYTNLDKLIKYTNIKSARDGLKIKLFYSTPDCYLKAVKDSNPTLPTKQDDFFPYASDPTAYWTGYFTSRPTTKFFERQGNDYLQMVKHLQVLGGLEEHNSFVLNELKSAMGVMQHHDAITGTEKQHVAHDYERLLDAAVEDALIVARQAFNKIAQRDALKQPLFSYDRCRFNESSCPTSENSRQFVVTIYNPVGWMVMEPIHVPVLDGTYEVYAPNGEKITSQLVDIPEPVKKIPTRKSKASHELVFIAKLHPLGVKSFYIKKTSKISKRDVVNTNEYYGNINDYWKNLHDNFVEIHNLDDTVDHKFKREQIPLPIMKVDAKVNIEKDINADILKDKDDNVDVEELERIIKETKLETIGKARSLDKKLNYPNLNEEELRMLADEALVVERADEDYLENEYMKIRMDNTGVTHMILPDRTTNLKVQLHYWTGCYGNNTNTHERSSGAYIFRPQTTVPYAMTYRNSGTVKGPIVQEYRAETKENAASVLRIYSGLNYFVHDFVVGPIPIEDKVGKEYVVRYDTNVVNNGEFYTDSNGRQMLKRKLNERPQWNLTLEEPIAGYYYPVTNKISIQDEQTRISILTDRSEGGSSLEEGNIELMLHRRLLHDDAFGVGEALDEVAEGKGLVMRGHHKLLNINPKNAVEVIAERKLVIQTHLQPIVFVSNSDNVDFDTWMKLDNCFKGMKELPNGLHLLTLEPWTKDSLLLRIENYVDKSNDSTIEIDLSEVFNNVKIISIKETTLAANRWVDDVEKWTWKVENEFSESFNLEYNNFNSVPRARADAGEATDDRLKIQIKAKQIRTFIAKYEMVAS